In Constrictibacter sp. MBR-5, the following proteins share a genomic window:
- a CDS encoding RNA-binding protein, protein MQTDAAIETPATRGPETEPDDRKATVRRCVVTRAVRPKAELLRFVIGPDGTVVPDLAGTLPGRGVWVSARREALEKACKANMFARSAKVAARVPEDLTLRVESMLARRCIELLGLARRAGQAVSGYEKVRDWIARDRAGLLIEAADGSADGRGKVTGAARATPVLCCLTAEELGAAFGRDRAVHVALAAGGFARRLHDEMRRLAGFRRDSEGK, encoded by the coding sequence GTGCAGACTGACGCGGCGATCGAGACGCCGGCCACGCGTGGGCCGGAGACCGAGCCGGACGATCGCAAGGCGACCGTCAGGCGCTGCGTCGTCACGCGTGCGGTCCGCCCCAAGGCGGAACTGCTGCGCTTCGTGATCGGGCCCGACGGAACGGTCGTGCCCGACCTCGCCGGTACGCTGCCGGGTCGCGGCGTATGGGTGTCGGCGCGCCGCGAGGCGCTGGAGAAGGCCTGCAAGGCGAACATGTTCGCCCGGTCGGCCAAGGTCGCGGCCCGCGTGCCGGAGGATTTGACGCTCCGCGTCGAGTCCATGCTGGCGCGCAGGTGCATCGAACTGCTAGGTCTCGCGCGTCGCGCGGGGCAGGCGGTCAGCGGCTACGAGAAGGTGCGGGACTGGATCGCCAGGGACCGCGCCGGGTTGTTGATCGAGGCCGCCGACGGGTCGGCCGACGGACGCGGCAAGGTGACCGGCGCCGCACGCGCGACGCCGGTGCTCTGCTGTCTGACGGCCGAGGAACTCGGTGCCGCTTTCGGCCGCGACAGGGCCGTGCATGTCGCATTGGCGGCAGGCGGGTTCGCACGGCGGCTGCACGACGAGATGCGCCGTCTCGCCGGTTTCCGGCGGGATAGCGAGGGGAAGTAG